A region of the bacterium genome:
CTATTAGGTTCTTCATAAGTAAAAGCAATTGGTTATCTTGTGTAAAATAAGCCGATGGATTGGCTCTTTTTTAATATAATAGGCAAGATGCCAGGAGATTGCCTCTCCCTCCCTGTCTGGGTCAGGGGCAAGGAATATAGATGAAGAAGACAAAGAGGCTTTCTTTATATTCGCAATGGTCTTTTCCTTTCCCTTAATGGTTACATATT
Encoded here:
- a CDS encoding toprim domain-containing protein, with amino-acid sequence YVTIKGKEKTIANIKKASLSSSSIFLAPDPDREGEAISWHLAYYIKKEPIHRLILHKITNCFYL